TCATCGTCGTCGATTTCCCGGCCCCGTTCGGGCCGAGCAACCCCAGGCAGACCCCGGACGGCACCTCCAGATCGAGCCCGTCCACCGCCGTGAAGTCGCCGAACCGCTTCACGACCCCCCGCAGGCTGATCGCCGCCGCGGACCCGGCCGCGACCTCCTCCGGTGCCCGTTGCAAGGTCATATGGGCACTCTAAGGACCGACATCGACAAATCCCCACCCGTTTTCCGCGGCCTCCGCCGCTCCGCCCGTTAACCTCTAGGAGTGGACATCCCCTCCCGCCCGGCCGCCGAACAGGCGACGCGCGTCCGCGACCTGCGCGCGTCCGACGCCGACCGGGAACGCGTCGTCGCCGTCCTCGGCGAAGCGCTCGCGGACGGCCGCATCACGATGGCCGAACACGGCGAACGCACCACCGCGGCCTACGCCGCCCGCACCCTCGGCGAGCTCACCGGCCTCACCGGCGACCTCTCGCCCGAAGAGGCCCAGCCGATCCTGGTGGACGACCGCCCCGTCTCCGTGTTCTTCGGCCGCACCCGCCGCGAGGGCCGCTGGGTCGTCCCCGTCAAACTCCCGCTCGTCGCCCTCTTCGGCACCGTCGAACTCGACCTGCGCGAGGCCGTCCTGCAGCGCCGGCACATCGTCCTCGACTCGCTCGTCCTCGCGGGCCGCGTCCGCCTCCTCGTCCCCGACGGCGTCCGCGTGGACGTCACCGGCCGGACCATCCTGAGCCCCCGCGAGGTCCGCACCCGCCCCGCCGCCGACGGCCCCACCATCGAGGTCGCCGGCACCCTGCTGTTCGGCTCCGTCCGCGCCCGAGCCCCCAAGCGAACGTTCCGCCAGCGCGTCCGAGCCCGCCTCACCCGCGACTGACCCCGCCCCACCCGAACCTCGCGACCCGCTCCAGGAGCGAGGACCCACCCCCCGCGTGCGCGGGAAACACACCGACCGCACACGCCCCCGCACGAACGGCAAAGCCCTCCCGGCCCGGTTCGGGGGACCGTTCGATGGCGATGGCAGTGAATGACCGCGTGGCCGGCGGAGCCGTCCCGTCCCGGTCTGCGAGACCGTCTGACGGGCGGCCGGGTTGGGAGACCGCGCGGGCGGGGAAGCCGTTCCGGCCCGGCCTGCGAGCCCTGGGCGAGCAGGCCGGGCCTTGGGCATTACACGGCGGAGTCGAAGTTGATCGCGCTGTAGGCCCGCAGCTTCGACAGCTTGTGCTCGCTCGAGACGGTGCGGATCGTGCCGCTGCGGGAGCGCATGACGAGGGAGTGCGTGATCGCGGTGCCCTTGTCGTAGCGGACGCCGTCGACGAGTTCGCCGTCGGTGATGCCCG
The nucleotide sequence above comes from Actinomadura algeriensis. Encoded proteins:
- a CDS encoding DUF1707 SHOCT-like domain-containing protein, with protein sequence MDIPSRPAAEQATRVRDLRASDADRERVVAVLGEALADGRITMAEHGERTTAAYAARTLGELTGLTGDLSPEEAQPILVDDRPVSVFFGRTRREGRWVVPVKLPLVALFGTVELDLREAVLQRRHIVLDSLVLAGRVRLLVPDGVRVDVTGRTILSPREVRTRPAADGPTIEVAGTLLFGSVRARAPKRTFRQRVRARLTRD